A stretch of the Chitiniphilus purpureus genome encodes the following:
- the lptM gene encoding LPS translocon maturation chaperone LptM, translating to MRAFLLLILTLGLAGCGFKGPLYLPEAQPAPATPAAAAPATASEPAGAGNS from the coding sequence ATGCGCGCATTTCTCCTTTTGATCCTGACCCTGGGCCTGGCCGGATGCGGCTTCAAGGGACCGTTGTACCTGCCCGAAGCGCAGCCTGCCCCAGCCACGCCCGCCGCGGCGGCACCGGCCACCGCTTCCGAGCCGGCAGGCGCTGGCA